A part of Streptomyces sp. NBC_00557 genomic DNA contains:
- a CDS encoding cryptochrome/photolyase family protein — MHVSVVLFTADLRLHDHPPLRAALEAADAVVPLFVRDRAVEAAGFAAPNRRAFLDDCLADLDASLRQRGGRLVVRSGDLVAEVCRVVTEADADEVHMSAGYSGFAARREERLRSALEPAGRRLFVHDAVTVAVPAGTVTPASSDHFAVFTPYYRQWAQVPLRPATGAPRRVPVPDEVGGEQLPAQGRTGGTSPALPPGGESRARTQVAAYWRRGLEDYDSTRDDLAADATSRLSAHLHFGTLSPGELVHRARRHDGAGAEAFVRQLAWRDFNRQLLAARPESAHRDYRTKHDRWRTERTAAGDIDAWREGRTGYPVVDAAMRQLRAEGWMHNRARLLAAGFLTKTLYVDWRIGAAHFLHWLVDGDLANNQLNWQWMAGTGTDTRPNRVLNPVAQGRKYDPEGVYVRRWLPELAGVEGPLVHEPWKLPGRERAALDYPDPIITLAEGLDRFRRARGRQP, encoded by the coding sequence ATGCACGTCTCGGTCGTCCTGTTCACCGCCGACCTGCGCCTGCACGACCACCCGCCGCTGCGCGCGGCCCTGGAGGCGGCCGACGCCGTCGTGCCGTTGTTCGTGCGGGACCGCGCCGTCGAGGCCGCGGGGTTCGCCGCGCCCAACCGCCGCGCCTTCCTCGACGACTGTCTGGCGGACCTGGACGCCTCGCTGCGCCAGCGGGGCGGCCGGCTGGTGGTGCGTTCCGGCGATCTGGTGGCGGAGGTGTGCCGGGTGGTGACCGAGGCGGACGCCGACGAGGTGCACATGTCGGCCGGGTACAGCGGTTTCGCCGCCCGCCGGGAGGAACGGCTGCGGTCCGCCCTCGAACCGGCCGGCCGCAGGCTGTTCGTGCACGACGCCGTCACCGTGGCCGTACCGGCCGGCACGGTGACCCCCGCCTCCTCCGACCACTTCGCCGTCTTCACCCCCTACTACCGGCAGTGGGCGCAGGTGCCGCTGCGGCCGGCCACGGGTGCGCCGCGCCGGGTGCCCGTCCCCGACGAGGTGGGCGGCGAGCAGCTCCCGGCACAGGGCCGGACCGGCGGGACGTCCCCGGCCCTGCCGCCCGGCGGGGAGAGCCGGGCCCGCACGCAGGTGGCCGCCTACTGGCGCCGCGGGCTGGAGGACTACGACAGCACCCGCGACGACCTGGCCGCGGACGCCACCTCCCGGCTCTCGGCCCACCTGCACTTCGGCACCCTGTCCCCGGGGGAGCTCGTGCACCGGGCCCGCCGGCACGACGGAGCCGGCGCCGAGGCGTTCGTACGGCAGCTCGCCTGGCGCGACTTCAACCGCCAGCTCCTCGCCGCGCGGCCGGAGAGCGCGCACCGCGACTACCGCACCAAGCACGACCGGTGGCGCACCGAGCGCACCGCCGCCGGCGACATCGACGCCTGGCGGGAGGGCCGTACCGGTTACCCGGTCGTCGACGCGGCGATGCGGCAACTGCGGGCCGAGGGGTGGATGCACAACCGCGCCCGGCTGCTCGCCGCCGGCTTCCTGACCAAGACCCTCTACGTCGACTGGCGGATCGGCGCCGCCCACTTCCTGCACTGGCTGGTCGACGGCGACCTGGCCAACAACCAGCTCAACTGGCAGTGGATGGCCGGTACCGGCACCGACACCCGCCCCAACCGGGTCCTCAACCCCGTCGCCCAGGGCAGGAAGTACGACCCGGAAGGCGTCTACGTCCGCCGCTGGCTCCCCGAACTCGCCGGTGTCGAGGGACCGTTGGTGCACGAGCCGTGGAAGCTCCCAGGCCGGGAGCGGGCCGCCCTGGACTATCCCGATCCGATCATCACCCTCGCCGAGGGGCTGGACCGCTTCCGCCGGGCGCGCGGCAGACAGCCGTGA